cagcacgaagctctaatttttcagaaaattaacttctatatcaggtatatctactaaagaaatttaatttttaagttatctttgttactttcaaattaattttcatcatgtcaaacttgtcaaaattggaatttgttgcacttgatatttctggtaaaaattatttgtcatgggtacttgatgctgaaattcaccttaccgctaaaggtcttggtgatgctataattgaaggaaatacagcatcaagtcaggataaagcaaaggctatgattttccttcgtcatcatctagatgaaagcctaaaaatggaatacttgacagtgaaagatccacttgaattgtggaaagacttaaaagggaggtatgaccacctcagggcaacggtattgccaagggctcgttatgagtggatgcacttacggtttcaagattttaaaaccgtaattgagtataattctgctgtatttagaataacttcccaattaaaattatgtggggaaaatataaatgatgaggacatgttagaaaaaacactaactacttttcatgcctctaatgtaatattacagcagcaataccgtgaaaagggttttaaaaaatactctgaattgatatcatgccttctggtggctgaacaacataatgcccttttaatgaaaaatcatgaagcccgtcccactggaactgctccgttaccggaggcaaatatggtaaaagcacatggccagtctgaaagaagacataataaatatcaaggtcataataatgtgcgtgggcgtggcaatggcagaggacgatataataatcgtcgtggtggtggtcaacataaaagggagaacaatatcagttctcaaaatggcccttcaaaaagtaactgtcatcgttgtggcatgaaaggccactggaaaaatgaatgtcggacgcctgagcattttgtaagactttatcaaaattcttttaaaagaaaggcaaatagaggtggtgcctcttcttctaatgctcggatagagtcacacttggcgttcgaaaataatgttgaggcaaggcctttgaataatgataatattgaagcaaatatggccttaagggatgatgattttaatgacctcaatgatattactcatttggaggttgaagatttttttaaggatcttaattgatgtttaatttcatgtttttcaatatgttatcatgtactttgaattattgtgtttttacgtttatgtatttgaagaaaaaaaataataatcaaggttacatttttatgataattgtatattatttattacattgtgctattttacaatgttgtaattaattactattagtgtgctattatttaatcttaatatcatatagttactaaaaataatattcgccttatttaattataataactatttattcttgttaatgttttagacattaataatatataatgattgtattatttttgtcaataaacaaattatctatacatgatgaataatattatattaatgttttataatattttatatttgtttttaatacttgtgtataatatttatttaaggttaataagtatataattccataaactaaattattgtaacattcatcataattgaatcatataattttttaaattctaaataaccataatttaactttaaaaaaaaagggacttatgtttttctagcaaaattgttacttattttatttcttacaatgcatttttattttatgaagataaataaatttatcagtcttcaattggattcaagatgaataatggagatatgtgcattttggatagtgccacaactcatacgatattaaaagaaaagaaatatttttgtcatttgattatgaaaaaggactatgtcaatacaatatctggtagtacaaaattaattgaaggctctggaaaagcaaccttattactacctggaggaacgatattggtaattgataatgcattatattgtagtaaatctcaaagaaacttgctaagtttcaaggttattcgccaaaatggctatcatattgagactgcaaatgaaggaaaggttgaatacctttatattactacaataaatatggagaagaaaattgtgcacgaaaaattacctgcactttcttctgggttgtaccatacaaatattggtactgttgaatcacatgtcattgtaaacaaaaggtttactgattctaatgattttatcatttggcatgaccggttgggccatcccggttataatatgatgcgcagaattattgagaattcacatggacatactttgaagaatcagaaaattcttcaatctaaggaattctcttgtgttgcttgttcccaaggaaaactgattatcaaaccatcagcaactaaggttgggattgaatcccctgcgtttctggaacgtatacagggtgatatatgtgggccaattcacccttcatgtggaccattcaaatattatatggtcttgatagatgcatctacaagatggtcacatgtgtgcttattatcaactcgcaacatggcttttgcgagattgttagctcaaattataaagttaagagcacaatttccagattatgcaataaagacaattcgtcttgataatgctggtgaattcacatctcaatcatttaatgattattgtatgtcgattggaataaaagttgagcatccggtcgctcatgtacatacacaaaatggtctagcagaatcattgattaaacgcctccaatggatagctagaccattgctaatgaggacaaaacttcctatttcagtatgggggcatgctattttgcatgcagcagcacttgtgcgcataaggccaacaaattatcatgaattttccccattacagttggcgtttggaagggagccaaatatatcccatcttagaatatttgggtgtgcggtatatgtcccaattgctccaccgcatcgcacaaagatgggtccccaaagaaggttgggaatatatgttgggtatgaatctccttctattataaaatatctggaacctatgactggagatttatttacggcaagatttgctgattgtcattttgatgaatcagtatacccaacattagggggagaacataagcagatgaaaaatgagatagattggaattcattgtcactatctcatttagatcctcgaacaaatcaatgtgagcaagaagttcaaaagatgatttatttgcagaatattgaaaatcaactgccggatgcatttactaaccttccacgggttactaaatcgcatatcccagctgctaatgctcaagttcgagttgatgtcccggtaggacaacttattcaggcaaatgaatctagaccacgcttaaaacgtggaagaccatttggttccaaagataaaaatcctcgaaaaaggaaaggaatgaatgatcaagatgatcataatttggaggcgagtgctcaagaagagcccagagacacaacaaatggtgataccaccgaggaggtccaagtacctgaaaataatgagaatgaagaaatctcaataagttatgtctcgacaggaaaacggtggaaccgaaataatattgtggtcgataatatttttgcttataatgttgccattgaaataatgcaacaagataaggatcttgaaccaaaatctgtcgatgaatgcagacagagaaatgattggccaagatggaaggatgcaattcaagcagagttaacttcacttgaaaaacgtgaagttttcggatcaatagttcgaacacctgaaggtgtcaagccagtagggcacaaatgggtttttgtgcgtaaacgaaatgaaaagggtgaagtcgtaagatataaagcacgacttgtagcccaaggtttttcgcaaaggcctgacattgactatatggaaacatattcccttgtggtggatgcaattactttcaggtatctaatgaatttggcagttcatgaaaagcttgaaatgcagttaatggacgtggtcactgcctatttatatggcacATTGGACcatgacatttttatgaaaattcccgaagggttcaaagtgcctgaagcatacaaggattctcgagaaaattgctcaataaaaatttaaaaatccttgtacgggttgaaacaatcagggcgaatgtggtacaatcgtcttagcgaatatttgctaaaagaaggatataaaaatgatccaatttgcccttgtgtctttatgagaaggtctggatctgaatttgtcataatagcagtatatgttgatgatttaaatattattggaactccagaagaactttcaaaggcagtaaaatgcctgaaaaaggagtttgaaatgaaagatcttggaaagacaaaattttgtcttggtctacaaattgaacattttacaaatgggatatttgtccatcagtcaacatatactgaaaatattttaaagagattttatatggataaagcacacccattgagtactccaatggttgtgagatctcttgatattaatacagatccgtttcggccttatgaaaatgatgaagaacttattggtgctgaaataccataccttagtgcaattggtgcattaatgtatcttgccaacaattctagaccagatatagctttctcagtaaacttgttagcaagatttagttcttcaccaacacgcagacactggaatggaattaagcatatattcagataccttcgaggtaccattgatatggaattgttttactcaaatgattccacgtcacaattgattggttatgcagatgcgggatatttatctgatccccataaaggtcgatcgcaaacaggctatttatttacatgtggtggtacagctatatcatggcgttcaacaaagcaaactatggttgccacttcctcaaatcatgcagagataatagccattcatgaagcaagtcgagaatgtgtttggttaagatcaataactaaacacattcaagaaacatgtggtctttctttgacaaaagacgctccaacaatattgtatgaagacaatgctgcatgtatagctcaactgaagggaggatacatcaaaggagacagaacaaaacatatttcaccaaaattctttttcactcatgatcttcaaaagaagggtgaaatagatgtccaacaaattcgttcaagtgacaatttggcggatatgttcaccaaagcattgccaacttcaacctttgagaaaatgagatacaaaattggaatgcgtcgtcttcgagatattaagtgatattttcatcagggggagcaaaatacgcgttgtactctttttcccttagtcaaggttttgtcccactgggttttcctgataaggtttttaatgaggcagcactcaaggcgtattatcagatatgtgtactctttttccttcattaggttttttcccactgggtttttcctaataaggttttaacgaggcacatttctcgtggacatccaagggggagtattatcaaccaagtattatcaaccaagtaatatcaaccaagtaaaatggttgtccacttaaaatggtggatagtccatttactttttaagtgggtaaaatgcccattaatattttcctccacttgtaaatatggctataaatatagccttaaacttcaatgtaaaaacataCAAAACACATAAGAGAAAGAATtgctattactctctctatattactactctctctattaacactttctatatacatattctcttgttcttcttcctttataaaattgtcaagttagttaatttataacacatATTTAATAATAGTGATTATATACTCTCCCTTTGTCTTCTTCTACCATTTGATGATTCTTAAATCCTTTCCACCAAGACAAGAGTCAAATATGACACGTAAAGATGgcatcttttttttatataaaaaatggtTAGCCATGTGGGTGGTAGTCaatttatctaatttttaaatGTATGACTGACACATTAAGATGGGGtcctttcataaaaaaaaataatgtattaCACATTATTGGATTCCTCTACACTTGTGAGAGAGAGGCATAATGGATTACTATACACTTGTGTTGGgatcaattttttctttgatttttctctATACTACTCTAGCTAAATTGTCCAGCAGGGGCACTAAAAAACTTCCACCAGGTCCATCACCATGGCCAATTATTGGAAATCTTCACTTGTTAGGTGAAAAACCCCATGTATCATTGGCTAATCTTGCAAAAATTTATGGTCCAATTATGAGTTTAAAACTAGGACAAATAACAACAGTGATCATATCTTCATCAACCATTGCAAAACAAGTCCTTAAAAATCAAGATCAAGCTTTTTCTACAAGATTTATTCCTAATGCCCTTCAAGCACACAACCATTACAAATTCTCTGTGGCATGGCTTCCTGTTTGTCCTCAATGGCGAACGCTTCGCAGAATATTGAACACAAATATCTTCTCTCACAATAGGCTTGATGCAAATCAACATCTAAGGTCACAAAAGGTGAAAGAATTGATTGCCTATTGTGAAAAATGTAGCCAAGAAGGTGAAGCTTTGGATGTAGGTCAAATTGCTTTCAAAACAAATCTCAATTTGTTGTCCAACACTATTTTCTCCAAGGATTTGGCTGACCCTTTTTCGGATTTAAAGGTAACTTGTTTGTAATACTCATTTGTATATGTTGTGTATAGATACGTATATTTATATTTAGTATAAGATGAACACTATTTATAGTACACTAGATGACAAAAAGGCATGAACCTGCAATTATCTCTTTTTAGTAccaaattaaactatttttttctttattatattatgattataTAACACATATCAAAAAAGAGAATGTGTTCGTGAACTAGTTATATTTTTATGGATTAATTTTGTCACCTCTGATTTTCAATAGTAATATAACagtttatgatattattttttttcaattcaaaagTAGATATGAACAATATGACTTTTTGTGTGATTACCAACATGATTTGCATGGAGGGGAGTCTTGGAGTAACTAGTAAatttgttgtcatgtgaccaggaggtcacgaaTTTTAGTCTTGAAAATAGCCTTTGgcaaaaatgcaaggtaagactgcgtacaataaacccttgtggtcggcccttccccggaccctgcgcatagcgggagcttaagtgcaccgggctgtccTACCAATATGATTTGCATTTATGACCATTTTTCAGATTCAAAAGTAAAGTTGAAGAATGTGATTTTGACATCCCAACCCCTCATTTTGACTTTTTATAGAAATTAAATGGTGCATTTAATATAATACACTCATGCTGTTATAATTGTAATAATTATGATCtcaatcttcttcttttttttttattcgaAGGTAGAGTTGAAGGACGTTATTTGGGGTATCATGGCTGAAATAGGAAAACCTAATCTAGTTGATTTTTTCCCTATATTTgaaaagattgatcttcaagGAATAAGGCGTCGCACCTCTGTTCATTTTGGTAAATTGTTTAAACTATTTGAGGGTTTGATCAATGATCGATgcaaggaaaagaaaaggagatGTAGTGAAAAGAGTGATATTTTAGAAGTGTTTCTCAATATTATTGAAAACAATTCTGAAGAAATTGATCATAATCACATCAAGTCCATGTTCCTGGTTCGTattcttttctaattaatttatcatgaGTTTAAGTTgatacatattattattttatcatttacatGCTATTATATGTAAACTTAATCTgatagggtaaatttatttaaatgtcAACgtcatatatattcttttttttttataaaccaaTGTCATATATATTCAACATAAACTTTGTACAAAATATAAAGTATTCATGCTTATTACATTGAACACActacaataaaaataatctttAGAGGCAATAGGTAGTGTTGCCAAAATATTTATCAGCCATTAAACTTTGGCCGTTAATATTGATATCGTTAAAACCTTTAGCGACCATTAAATGATGTAGTAAAGGTATGGTTTATTGCCGCTAAAATCACTTTCTTAATCAATTGTATAGCGGCACTCATAATACCATCCGAAATGGCTAGTTTGCTAATAAATCTAGTTAAATTATTAGTAAAAAAGAGCTTTTAATGACAACAAAATTTGGTAAATGCTCAAAAATAAATCACtattaattcataaaaatattctattatCTCTTTAGATCGATCAAACAAAGGAAGCAGTAATCCAATAATTAATGCAACAACTAAGAAATTTATATTGTACGAACTAAACAACTATGGTCATTATATAATCAATTCTATTAAAAACAACAAATGATTAGTCTTCAAAGAATTTCCACAACTCTTCATATTGAAATCTTTCAAATGATCGAACATCAGTGTATGatctgaaataaaaaataattatgccAATAGATGAAATATAATATAAGAATACATGACATTTCAGAGTAGTTCTGATCATCCATTATATTGTTCAATTACCAATTTTGTTGTTCACACACAAAGTTTTGTTTCCACTTAGCAATCAAAATGACCTGTACATATTTGTTCAAGATGATTTAATTTATTGTATATGctagattattttttatggtCATGAATTCATGTGAATTGATCTATTATTCTTTTAATTGTtgtaatttatgttttttcctctttttattAGTGGAATATATGGTTATTTGCTTTGATGTGTACAAATGTTGTAGGACCTATTTGGTGCGGGAACTGATACGACTACAAGCACATTAGAATGGGCAATGGCAGAAACACTTAAACAACCTAAGATTATGAATAAAGCTCAAGTTGAACTTGCAGAGATTATTGGAAAAGGAAAACCAATACAAGAAGTTGATGTTTCTCGACTCCCTTACTTGCAATGCATTATTAAAGAAACATTAAGAATACATCCACCAGTTCCGCTCTTACTCCCACGCAAAGTGGAGCAAGATGTTGAACTATGTGACTACGTCATTCCAAAGGGCTCACAGGTATGAATATGACAAGTTTTTAAAGTTATTTGATGGTTGCGCTAAACATATTCTCGTGATGAGTTAATTTGGGTAAAGTTCAAGTCAATCCATCTAAAAAAATTGGGTTGATTTGAGCTAAATATATATAGTACTCCAAAAATGACCTATgagaaaatttatcaaaatatttgtaacttttatttcatttgttaattaaaaataagaaaacaaataaagaaattaaaatttggtTAGAGTTGGACGGGTTACGCTATGATCAAATATTTAGTCTATCTTATCTGAGATAATCTTAATTTGCGCTTGTCAATGATCTGCctatttattgattatgattaGCCCTTTTGATCCATTcaaacataatttaatttgcttaTTTGATACCTTTACTCACAGGTACTAGTCAATGTATGGGAAATTGGTCGAGATTTTACTTTTTGGAAAGATCCTTTAGTGTTTAAACccgagaggtttttgagttcaGATTTGAATATGCAAGGAcaatattttgagttgattcCATTTGGTGCTGGTCGAAGAATATGCCCTGGCTTGCCACTAGCATTGAGGATGGTTCCAGTAATGTTGGGCTCACTCTTGAATTCCTTTAATTGGaaacttgaagcatgcattgaaCCAAAAGATTTAGACATGGAGGAGAAGTTTGGTTTGACCTTAGCCAAAGCTCGTCCTTTGCGAGTTATCCCATCTCCTCTTTGATGTTGCCTaattgataaatattatttGTATTTGGTATCTATACTGAACCAAACATTTTTGTTATAATAATTAAAGACTTAAGTGATCATATATATAGTCTAGAAAGCAATTTGAgctaaatccaaaaaaaaaaaatcttaaattttgtgtcaagTTAAACAATGTCATGTCATAAATTGAGACGGAGGGAGTACATTATAGGAGTCACTTCTTTGTTACTCCAGTAGATGTATTACAAAGATAGAGTGTAGTTTCTAATTAAGTGATACTATACACTTGTGTTTGGATCAATTTTAGCATTGACTTTCCTTTGTAACTTTATATGCAGCAAAGGAAGCAAAAAACTTCCACCAGGTCCATCACCATGGCCAATTATTGGAAATCTTCACTTGTTTGGTGCAAAACCCCATGTATCATTGGCTAATCTTGCAAAAATTTATGGTCCAATTATGAGTTTAAAACTAGGACAAATAACAACAGTGGTCATATCttcatcaacaacaataacatacccagtgggatcccacaagtggagtctgggAAGGGTaggtgtacgcagaccttaccactacctcatagaGATAGAGAGACTATTTCTGGTCATATCTTCATCAGCCATTGCAAAACAAGTCCTTAAAAATCAAGATCAAGCTTTTTCAATGGCTAGATTTGTTCCTAATGCAGTTCAAGCACACAACTATTATAAATGCTCTGTGGGATTCCTTCCTGTTTGTCCTCAATGGAGAACACTTAGGAAAATAATGAACACAAATATCTTCTCTTACAATAGGCTTGATGCAAATAAACACCTAAGGTCTCAACTTATTGTGCAAAATGTAGTCAAGAAGGTAAAGTTGTGGATATAGGTCAAGTTGCTTTCAAGACTAGTCTCAACTTGTTGTCAAACACCATTTTCTCCAAGGATACATCTACAAGCACATTGGAATGGACAATGACAGAAACACTCAAACAACCTCAGATTATGAAGAGAGCTCATACTGAACTTGTAGAAATCATTGGAAAAGGAAAATCAGTTGAAGTCGAAGCTGATGTTTCTCGAGGTATAAATGACAATTAAAGTTAATTCACAAAAATATGATTTGCCCAATCCGCTCATCGCTTCCTCAATAACTATCTTTAGAATGTCCTATCAAGTTTGGATGGTTAAGTTGGGTATATTCATGGTGGGACAATTTGGGCACAACTCAAGTCAATCCATCTAAAAGTTGATCTAGTTTAAGCTCTATGGTGCACAGTCTAATTTAAGCTAAATATGTATAGCAATCCAAATTGactcatgattttttttttattaaaaataacttttttgtttgatatgttagtttttcttttttcttctctctatgAGCTCTCTCCCTTTTTGCTCTTTTGGTAACTCAAACTCACAACCTCTTAGGTTGGAAGTGAGGGGTGCTCACCATCTGAGCAACTCTCTCTTGTCGTTTGGTATGTTAATTATTTccataataaagaaaacaaagttttatttggttaaaaaaattaagaaaataaacaaagaaattaaaattggtTAGAGTTGGACGGGTTAGGTTATATATGAATCATTGTTTCGCTATCTTAGACTAAATAATTTTTGGGTGATTAATGATCTACCTATTTATTGATTAGACAGTTTGATCCatccaaatataatttaactcGCTTATTTGACGCTTTTACTTGCAGATACTAGTCAATATATGGGAGATtgattgagattttattttttgggaagATCCTTTAATATTTAAACCTGAGAGGTTTTGGAGTTTGAATTTGGATGTGCGAGGACAAGATTTTGAATTGATTCCATTTGATGTTGGTCAAAGAATACGCCCTGGCTTTCCACTAGCATTGAGAATGGTTTCTGTAATATTGGGCTCACTCTTAAATTCCTTCAATTGGAAGCTCGAGACAGACATTGAACCAAAAGATTTAGACATGGAGGAGAAGTTTGGTATCACCTTAGGTAAAGTCCATCCTTTACGAGCTATTCCATTTCTGCTTTGATGTTATCGagtcaataattatttatctctattcgatatttatattaaatcaaGCATTCCGACCTTAGCGGTAAAAATATAAAGTGACAGGTGTGTGTATGCACTACAcatgttagtattattattgatttgatgAAGCATTGAGTACCAATAAATTTTATCTCGCCTATGTTATATGACAAGCGTTTATATTTTGTGAATTGTAGACTCCATAAATTTACAATATTTCTTCAAAATTAATTGACCCAACTCATACAAGAAATGGGAGGATGCGGTGTGGCAATAGCGAAgccaaaatttttaattaaacacacgaaaaaattaAGGGGATTCgtcatttattatatataataaaaaataattttaacctATATATTCAATGTAATTTTCCGATTAAGAGAATTCGGATGAACTCCTGCTGTCAATAATACGGTTCGAACGGTTATTTTATGaaactaaaatatattttacatcATATTATTTGGTATGATTCgatatttttttgattaatttttataaaaataaaaatcttaccTAATTATCCGATACGGTTcgatatttacatatatatcgTTTATTCTTCTATCATTGAAATGACAACATAATGATACGATGTgataacatttttttaaagaaatgcAGATATGCATATctgatttttgtatttttttaattgtatcGTTCTCAATCATAGAACCGCGAACAAATATACTCCCAAGTACAGTGGAACATCACGTCCACACCAAAACAAAATTAACTCAATTCAAATGGAGGACCTTTAGTTCCTTTCTTATGAATATCCATCAATCTCTCTTTTATAGTATGTCGGAAATGACCCctaaaattattaatataataaaggTTTCTCCTCATTGTTTTAGAATAGTCATTACTATTGCTTAAGATTCATATCACCAACCCCAACTCATTTGAATTGAATAGAAATTATTGTACTATGCACTTGCAAAGAATTAATGCAACAATCAACCAAGCAATATGTAGCATCTGAATGGAACTTTTCTCAACTGAATATTCTAAAGCATAATTTTGATGcataatatattaaaatcaaGCAGCATAATTTTGTGAGCTCTTATTTTCACAAATATCCTCAATAAATAAAGATGATCTTACTTTCCTAACAATCAAGCAGAAAAAGTCATGTTGCTTAACATATCTTTTCAGGAATAGTCTTTTACAATTAACAAACTTAATTGAAAGAAAGTGAAAAAAGAATCCAAAAGAAAGAGGAATTCTGGGCCAATGTTCTATGCCCCACCCATTGGTTTCAAGAAAACTTGATCTCTAATTATGCCAAAGGAAAGAGAGGAAGAAATATGACAAATTAGTTTTGTGATAATAAAGTGGTCTACTTGTCTTTATACTAATATTCTAGGAAGGGTGCAATGGCATACAAATTGTTTGTACCTAAGATaaaacaataagaataatatattAAGATTTATTAATTGTGATAAGCAAGAGAGCAATCTGTTTTGTTCTCTTTAACAAACTTCACCATTTGTTCCGTATTAATTATAACATATTTGCTATATTTGTTGTTGTGTGCTATTAGATATATCATAGCCCACTAGGAATTTGCCCAAAAAATATACAAAGAAGACTGTAGAAAGGACAAAAAGAGAAGTTCAATTTTCAATCATACTTATTGGAATTTTTAACAGAGTTCAAAACAATTCaccataaatagaaaaaaaaattgcaacagTTACATGAATCACTATGATTTGCAATAAACGATGAAGCTTCAG
This DNA window, taken from Solanum dulcamara chromosome 3, daSolDulc1.2, whole genome shotgun sequence, encodes the following:
- the LOC129883355 gene encoding geraniol 8-hydroxylase-like isoform X2, coding for MDYYTLVLGSIFSLIFLYTTLAKLSSRGTKKLPPGPSPWPIIGNLHLLGEKPHVSLANLAKIYGPIMSLKLGQITTVIISSSTIAKQVLKNQDQAFSTRFIPNALQAHNHYKFSVAWLPVCPQWRTLRRILNTNIFSHNRLDANQHLRSQKVKELIAYCEKCSQEGEALDVGQIAFKTNLNLLSNTIFSKDLADPFSDLKDLFGAGTDTTTSTLEWAMAETLKQPKIMNKAQVELAEIIGKGKPIQEVDVSRLPYLQCIIKETLRIHPPVPLLLPRKVEQDVELCDYVIPKGSQVLVNVWEIGRDFTFWKDPLVFKPERFLSSDLNMQGQYFELIPFGAGRRICPGLPLALRMVPVMLGSLLNSFNWKLEACIEPKDLDMEEKFGLTLAKARPLRVIPSPL
- the LOC129883355 gene encoding geraniol 8-hydroxylase-like isoform X1, coding for MDYYTLVLGSIFSLIFLYTTLAKLSSRGTKKLPPGPSPWPIIGNLHLLGEKPHVSLANLAKIYGPIMSLKLGQITTVIISSSTIAKQVLKNQDQAFSTRFIPNALQAHNHYKFSVAWLPVCPQWRTLRRILNTNIFSHNRLDANQHLRSQKVKELIAYCEKCSQEGEALDVGQIAFKTNLNLLSNTIFSKDLADPFSDLKVELKDVIWGIMAEIGKPNLVDFFPIFEKIDLQGIRRRTSVHFGKLFKLFEGLINDRCKEKKRRCSEKSDILEVFLNIIENNSEEIDHNHIKSMFLDLFGAGTDTTTSTLEWAMAETLKQPKIMNKAQVELAEIIGKGKPIQEVDVSRLPYLQCIIKETLRIHPPVPLLLPRKVEQDVELCDYVIPKGSQVLVNVWEIGRDFTFWKDPLVFKPERFLSSDLNMQGQYFELIPFGAGRRICPGLPLALRMVPVMLGSLLNSFNWKLEACIEPKDLDMEEKFGLTLAKARPLRVIPSPL